Proteins encoded in a region of the Elaeis guineensis isolate ETL-2024a chromosome 7, EG11, whole genome shotgun sequence genome:
- the LOC140859461 gene encoding uncharacterized protein, with amino-acid sequence MTHTHQDGTFVRDESRDLYERATSLIAERDDESAASTQQSRIEAKVFTELMGPERYGRVRGYGVGVTPTQLSEVSRYTQHAAADAQDSRVRRLEAEIQEIRQSRAAEMEEMRQSCAEMQAMRGQIDRLTSLLEMYGSSQAPGTSGTRRDSGTSRGDNDDHPPAD; translated from the exons atgactcatactcatcaggatggtacttttgttcgagatgagtcgagagatttatat gagagggctacatctctcattgcggagcgtgacgacgagtctgcagcatctacgcagcagagccgtatcgaggccaaggtgttcacagagttgatgggaccagagcgctacggccgagtgaggggttatggagtaggagtcacccccactcagttatctgaggttagtagatatacgcagcatgctgcagcagatgctcaggattcacgcgttcgcagacttgaggcggagatacaggagattagacagagtcgtgccgctgagatggaggagatgcgacagagctgtgccgagatgcaggccatgaggggacagattgatcgccttacatctttattagagatgtatggttcatctcag gctcctggcacatcaggcacccgtcgagatagcggcacgtcacgtggagacaacgacgaccatccgcctgcagattga